CACCAGCAGTGAGGTCACGCTGAGCGAGGGCAGCGCCAGGCGCGGGTTGTTCAGATCGACAATCACCACATCAGCTTTCTTGCCCACTTCAAGGCTGCCAATTTCTTCCGGCTGTCCAAAGGCATAGGCGCCCTCCCGGCAGGCCATGGTAAGGACATCCTCCGGCGTCAGACAATGCGGATCGCGCGAGTTGATCTTATGGAGATTGAGCGCCCATTTTAGCACATCGAGCATCTCCTGACCGATGTTAACCGCCTGGCCGTCTGTGCCCAGTGCAACATGCGCCCCGGCTGCGCGCAGCTTGAGTACCGGCGCGACACCAGTTGAAAGAAAGGCATTACTCACCGGGTTGTGGATCACCGTCGCCCCGCTGGCAGCAATCTGATCAATCTCTTGGTCATCAATCCAGACACTGTGGGCGAGCTGGAAGTTCGAATCAAGGACACCCAACGAAGTAAACCACTCCAGGTGCCGCATGCCGTAGGGCTCAAGCGTCAGTTCAAGTTCACCCTGCGACTCTGCTGTATGGGTGTGGATGCCGACGCCCAACTCTTTGGCCAACTCAGCCAGGCGGATGATATTGTCGCCGCTGATGCCCCAATGCACGTTGGGACCAAAATCGAGGCGCAGCCGCCCGTTTTCTTTTCCATGCCAGGCTGAGTGCAAACGATAAATCTCGTTGATCACCACATCAAAGTCTTCCCAAAGGTCTTCTTGTGTGTATCCGCACTCAACAAATCCGCGCACCAGTTTGTAGCGAATCCCACTCTCGGCGGCGGCTTCGAAAGCCGCATCAAAACCAGCGCGATCATTGGGAATGTAGACATTGTCGCTGACGGCTGTTGCCCCGCCGCGGATGTTTTCCACCGCCCCCATCAACGTCGCGACGCGCACATCCTCTGCGGTCATATGCCGGTAAATGGGAAAGGCAGCATCCTCGAGCCAACCGAGCAGGGGGCGGTCATCGGCCAGGCCGCGTATGAGCGAGTCGCCAAAGTGAATGTGAGCATTAATCATGCCGGGCATCACGAGCGCATTGGAAGCAT
The Chloroflexota bacterium DNA segment above includes these coding regions:
- a CDS encoding amidohydrolase family protein; protein product: MKRILIENGVVLTVNSAGDVFECGYMVIENDRITEVEAGTPPDEIRQQADEIIDASNALVMPGMINAHIHFGDSLIRGLADDRPLLGWLEDAAFPIYRHMTAEDVRVATLMGAVENIRGGATAVSDNVYIPNDRAGFDAAFEAAAESGIRYKLVRGFVECGYTQEDLWEDFDVVINEIYRLHSAWHGKENGRLRLDFGPNVHWGISGDNIIRLAELAKELGVGIHTHTAESQGELELTLEPYGMRHLEWFTSLGVLDSNFQLAHSVWIDDQEIDQIAASGATVIHNPVSNAFLSTGVAPVLKLRAAGAHVALGTDGQAVNIGQEMLDVLKWALNLHKINSRDPHCLTPEDVLTMACREGAYAFGQPEEIGSLEVGKKADVVIVDLNNPRLALPSLSVTSLLV